The following DNA comes from Thermoanaerobaculales bacterium.
GCAGGCGCAGGGTCCCGAGGGCGTTGACCTCCAGGCACTCGGCCGGCCGGTGCCAGGCCGCCGCACCGGAGGAGGCGCCCGCCAGGTGGAAGACGACCTGGGGGCGCGCCGCCTCGAGCACGGTGCGGATCGAGCCGTCGTCCGTGATGTCGCCCTCGAGCGTCTCGAGGCCGGCGGGCAGCGCGCCGTTGGCCTTTGCGGCGCTCGCGTCAAGGGCCATTCCGAACAGCTCGGCGCCGGGCTCCCCAACCAGCTCGGCGGCGAGATACGGTCCGACGAAGCCGGTGACCCCGGTGATCAGGGCGCGCACGGGCCCTCCAGGTAGCGGGCGAGGGCGTCCTGCCACGGCGGCAGGTGGTGCCCGATTGCGGCCGCCATGAGCGAGGTGTCGAGGACCGAGTAGGCCGGCCGACGCGCCGGCCGCGGGAAGTCGGCGGTGGTGACCGCGTGGACCTCGACCTCGGCGCCGAGCCGGCGCACGATCTCGACCGCGAAGCCGTGCCAGCTCGTGCTGCCGGAGTTGGCGGCGTGCACCACCCCACGCGCCTCGGCGTCGATGAGCTCGAGCAGCGCCCCCGCCAGATCGTCGCAGAAGGTCGGCGAGCCGACCTGGTCGGCGACCACCCGCAGCGAGGCCGCGCCGCCGTCGATCTGGCGGCGGATCGCCTCGACGAAGTTGGCGCCGCCGCGGCCATAGAGCCAGGCGGTGCGGACGATGAGGTGGCGATCGGCGGAGCGGGC
Coding sequences within:
- the rfbD gene encoding dTDP-4-dehydrorhamnose reductase — encoded protein: MIDLLITGVHGQLGRALEGLARRRGLSVEGHDLDTLDIRDNGAVAQLIGRLRPRVLVNCAAFTAVDACETDEATATAINGTAVGHLAAACNVAGALLVHLSTDYVFAGDGTRPYTETDPVAPASAYGRSKLAGERLARSADRHLIVRTAWLYGRGGANFVEAIRRQIDGGAASLRVVADQVGSPTFCDDLAGALLELIDAEARGVVHAANSGSTSWHGFAVEIVRRLGAEVEVHAVTTADFPRPARRPAYSVLDTSLMAAAIGHHLPPWQDALARYLEGPCAP